The proteins below come from a single Mycolicibacterium sp. TY81 genomic window:
- a CDS encoding DUF3052 domain-containing protein, with amino-acid sequence MAAADAPNYAQRLGIHKDQIVQELGWDEDTDDDIRADIEDACGGELLDEDSDEVVDVVLLWWRDDDGDLVDRLMDAITPLADDGVIWVATPKTGKNGHVQPAEIAESAPTAGLVVTSSANLGDWIASRLVQPKSKAAGRH; translated from the coding sequence GTGGCCGCGGCGGACGCGCCGAACTACGCCCAGAGACTGGGCATTCACAAAGATCAGATCGTCCAGGAGCTGGGTTGGGACGAGGACACCGACGACGACATCCGCGCTGACATCGAAGATGCGTGCGGCGGAGAGCTTCTCGACGAGGATTCCGACGAAGTCGTGGACGTCGTGCTGCTGTGGTGGCGCGATGACGACGGCGACCTGGTGGACCGTCTGATGGACGCCATCACCCCGCTGGCCGACGACGGCGTGATCTGGGTGGCCACCCCGAAGACCGGCAAGAACGGCCACGTCCAGCCTGCCGAGATCGCCGAGTCGGCGCCGACCGCAGGGCTCGTCGTCACCTCGTCGGCCAACCTCGGGGACTGGATCGCCAGCCGCCTGGTGCAGCCCAAGTCGAAGGCCGCGGGCCGGCACTAG
- a CDS encoding peroxiredoxin: MIEVGSVAPDFTLKDQHGRAVTLSALRGRNVLLVFFPLAFTPVCAGELGEIQENLARYRNDSVETLTISVGPPATHKVWARESGFEFPILCDFWPHGAVSQLYGVFNEVSGYPDRGTFLVDREGIVRFAECTSPGEARDQQVWVDALAALD, from the coding sequence ATGATCGAGGTCGGGTCCGTCGCGCCGGACTTCACTCTCAAAGACCAGCACGGTCGCGCCGTGACGCTGTCGGCGCTGCGCGGCCGGAATGTGCTGCTGGTGTTCTTCCCACTGGCGTTCACCCCGGTGTGTGCGGGGGAGCTCGGCGAGATTCAGGAAAACCTGGCCCGGTACCGCAATGATTCGGTGGAAACGCTGACCATCTCGGTCGGGCCGCCGGCCACTCACAAGGTGTGGGCGCGGGAATCGGGCTTCGAGTTCCCGATCCTGTGCGACTTCTGGCCGCACGGCGCGGTGTCCCAGCTGTACGGGGTTTTCAACGAGGTTTCGGGCTACCCGGACCGGGGCACATTCCTGGTCGACCGGGAGGGCATCGTGCGGTTCGCGGAGTGCACATCGCCCGGCGAGGCGCGGGACCAGCAGGTCTGGGTCGACGCCCTGGCGGCCTTGGACTGA
- a CDS encoding MgtC/SapB family protein, whose product MDTLDIALRIGAGLGLGAAIGLERQWRSRNAGLRTTALVSLGSALFVIMGGYTFAGEHADPTRVAAQVASGIGFLGAGVIMQQGATISGLNTAATLWASAAIGALAGGGLMLPAVIGSCAVIAANIFLRPVGRTLDRHRRPGAEESSAEYRFEVRCATSAELHIRSLIFDAISHPNLTVRSISAVDLPDDEGVRITATVIADERDDHRIEAALADVIKAPAVTAVRWSADDMSPVD is encoded by the coding sequence ATCGACACACTGGATATCGCGCTGCGGATCGGCGCCGGCCTCGGGCTGGGCGCGGCGATCGGGCTGGAACGCCAGTGGCGGTCCCGCAACGCCGGGTTGCGCACCACCGCGCTGGTGAGCCTCGGCTCCGCGCTGTTCGTGATCATGGGCGGCTACACCTTCGCAGGCGAACACGCCGACCCAACCCGTGTTGCCGCCCAGGTGGCGTCCGGCATCGGCTTCCTCGGTGCCGGCGTGATCATGCAGCAGGGCGCCACGATCTCGGGGCTCAACACCGCGGCCACCCTGTGGGCCTCCGCCGCCATCGGCGCCCTGGCCGGCGGTGGACTGATGCTGCCCGCGGTGATCGGCAGCTGCGCGGTCATCGCCGCCAACATCTTCCTGCGGCCGGTCGGGCGCACGCTGGACCGTCACCGCCGCCCGGGCGCCGAAGAGTCCTCCGCCGAATACCGGTTCGAGGTGCGGTGCGCGACGAGCGCCGAACTCCACATCCGGAGCCTCATCTTCGACGCCATCTCGCACCCCAACCTGACGGTGCGCTCCATCTCTGCCGTCGACTTACCCGATGACGAAGGAGTCCGCATCACGGCCACCGTCATCGCCGACGAGCGAGACGACCACCGCATCGAAGCGGCCCTCGCCGATGTCATCAAGGCACCTGCCGTCACCGCGGTGCGGTGGAGTGCCGACGACATGAGCCCGGTCGACTAG